In the genome of Abyssalbus ytuae, the window AGATTGGAAACCGATGGGATAATCATAGCCGTCATAGCAAATTTAGGTTTGCCTTCTGCCCTTATTACAGTATTTCCCATCATGCAAAGTGCCAGAAAAGGAACCCCGTACAGCACAATAGTATAATATATCCTGGCCGGTTCAAAAATATCACCTTTACCTCCGAAACCCGGTATGATACTGTTGGCAAAAACCAACCCCGGAATCACCAGGGCAACCGTATGCAATAAGGTTAAAATTATCTGGTTACCAAAAGTGTTTAATGCTTTTTCCTTATTGCCTTTTCCCAGAGACCTGGAAATTATGGAGGATCCGCCAATACCGATGGCCATCCCCAGGGCAGCAATAAAAAACGAAACCGGCAGCACCACATTAATGGCCGCTATAGCTATAGAACCTATCCAATGGCCTACAAAAACAGTATCAACCACTATGTTAAGCGACATTACCAATATACCTATTGAAGCCGGCAGCGCCTGCTTTACCAATAGTTTACCTATGGGTTCTGTCCCTAATTCATCCGATGATATGTTTGCCATTAGCTTGTTGTAACTTCAGTGGCGGCCCACTCGTTTATCCACCGCGAAAGCACCTCAGTCCATTCTTTATTGTCATTAAGGCATGAAACCACATGGAATTCCTCTCCTCCTGCTTCTATAAATGCCTCTTTTCCTTCCATTCCTATTTCTTCAAGTGTTTCCAGGCAATCCGAAACAAACGCCGGAGTCACTATGGCCATTTTTTTAGTACCGCCTGCTGCAAAACCCTCTATAGTCTGATCGGTATAAGGCTGTAGCCACGGATCCTTACCTAAACGCGACTGGAATGAAGTAGAATAAGTACCCTCTTCAAAACCCAGATATTCGGCTACCTGCCTGGTGGTTTCATAACATTGATGACGATAGCAAAAGCGGTGGGCCTCCGACGGGGTTTTACAACACTGCCCGTCTATTTTACAGTGCGAGCGGGTAATATCCGACTTTTTTATATGCCTTTCCGGCACCCCGTGGTACGAAAATAAAATATGTTCCCACTCTTTATCTTCCAGTTCGTTTTTTATAGAATTTGAAAGCACCCGTACATAATCCCTGTGGTTATAGAATGCCGGCAGGGTGGTAAAACTCATTTGCGGAAAATGTTTTTTTCTTATTTTTTCTGCCAGCACCAGTATGGTTTCGGTAGTTGCCATGGCAAATTGCGGATATAACGGCACCAGTAACACCTCGGTTACACCCTGGCTTGCCAGTTCATCCAGACCCGTTTTTATAGAAGGGTTTCCATAGCGCATAGCCAAACCTATGGGTACATTTGTAAGTTCCTGTACCTTTTTCTGCAACCTTTCGGAAAGCACAATAAGAGGAGAACCTTCTTCCCACCATATTTTTTTATATGCTTCGGCCGAGCGTTTCGGACGTGTGTTTAAAATAATTCCTTTTACAATAAAAGCTCTTAACAGGTAAGGCACGTCTATTACGCGCTCATCCATTAAAAACTCATCCAAATATTTTTTTACATCTTTTACATCAGTACTGTCGGGTGACCCTAAATTAACCAGTAAAACTCCCTTTTTCATAAACCTTTTTTATTACTGCACACAAAAATACTATTTAATAAAGTTTTAAATGCACTGTATAAATTTTGTTTTCAATATGGGTATAAGAAATTGTTATTGGGAATTTCAATATCTTTCTTT includes:
- the hemH gene encoding ferrochelatase, giving the protein MKKGVLLVNLGSPDSTDVKDVKKYLDEFLMDERVIDVPYLLRAFIVKGIILNTRPKRSAEAYKKIWWEEGSPLIVLSERLQKKVQELTNVPIGLAMRYGNPSIKTGLDELASQGVTEVLLVPLYPQFAMATTETILVLAEKIRKKHFPQMSFTTLPAFYNHRDYVRVLSNSIKNELEDKEWEHILFSYHGVPERHIKKSDITRSHCKIDGQCCKTPSEAHRFCYRHQCYETTRQVAEYLGFEEGTYSTSFQSRLGKDPWLQPYTDQTIEGFAAGGTKKMAIVTPAFVSDCLETLEEIGMEGKEAFIEAGGEEFHVVSCLNDNKEWTEVLSRWINEWAATEVTTS